The Natrinema sp. DC36 genome includes the window GAGGCGAGCGGGGTCAGCGTCCCCGACCGGGGGTTAGGCACAGGCGACTACTACAAGCGCCTCTGGCAGGCCATCGACCACTGCACCGACGTCACCATCGTCATCCTCGACGAGATCGACATGCTCGAGGACGACGAGGTCCTCCGGAAACTCTCTCGAGCCGGCGAAAACAGGCGTATCTCGGACTCGAGCATCGGTATCATCGGCATCTCGAACAAGATCGATTTCCCCGACCACCTCTCCGAACGCGTCAAGTCGAGCCTCTCGCGGGACGAACTGGTCTTCTCGCCGTACGACGCGAACCAGCTCGTCGAGATCCTCGAGAAGCGCCGCGACGCCTTTCACGACGGCGTGCTTTCCGACGACGTCATTCCGCTCACCGCCGCGCTCGCCGCTCAGGAACACGGGGATGCCCGCAAGGCGATCGACATCCTCCGGAACGCGGGCCGGATCGCGAAGAAGCGAAGCGATACCCGAGTGACCGCGGATCACGTCCGCGACGCCAAGGAGAAGACCGAGGCCGACCGGTTCAACGAACTGATCGAGGGCTCTCCACAGCAGGCCAAAGCGATCCTCTACTCGCTGACGCTGCTGACGGAGAACAGTTCGGAAAAGGAGTTCCCGACGAAGATCATCTACAACCAGTACAAGGAGATCGCCCGCCGACTCGATTTCGACGTCCTCTCCGAGCGCCGCGTCCAGGAGATCCTGCAGGAACAGAACTTCCTCAACGTGATCCAGTCCGAGCGCGAGGGACGCGGACGCGGCCGCGGCGCACACGCGAAACACCGCCTGCTCGAGAACCCCTCGATCGTCAAGAAGGTGCTCCTGCGGGACTCGCGGCTTGCCGTCCTCGAAGACGAAGAGTAAACCACGCTCACTCCCGCTTACTGCTCGCTGCGCTCCGACTCGGCGGAACCGCGATACCTTTTTGTCTCGCTTTCACAGTCCGGGTATGAACAGCGTCGACGCCGCCGGTCTGGGGATCGGAGACGACTACCCGCCCCGGATCATGGGCGTACTGAACGTCAGCGAGGAGTCTCCCTACGATCCGAGCGTCTTCGACGATCCCGGCGAGGCGGCTCGCTACGTCGACGAGGAGCTGATCGGCGAAGGGGCCGATATCGTTGACATCGGCCTCGAGTCCGCGAACAAACGCTTCGACGTGCTCTCGGCCGACGAAGAACTCGAGCGGCTCCACGTCGCGCTCGACACGATCGAGAGCGTCTCCGGGGACGCGATCTTCTCGATCGAGACGCGCTACGCCGAGGTCGCCGACGAGGCCCTCTCGCAGGGGTTCGACATGGTCAACGACATCTGCGGTTTCGCCGATCCCGAGATGCCGCGCGTCTGCGAGGAGCACGACGTCGCCGTCGCGAAGATGGCGAGTCCGCCGAATCTCGAGCGGCCGGGGGCGGTCGAGGAAACCGACTGGGCCGTTCGGAAGTCGCCCGACTGGGCGGAAACAGCCGACTACGTCGATCAAGTCTACGAGGCGTTGAAACAGAACGGGCTGACCGACAAGACGATCGTCGACCCCGCGTTCGGCGGGTGGAGCGAGGCCCAGACGCTCGAGGACGACCGCGAGACGTTCCGCCGGCTTCGGGAGTTCCGCGCACTCGGGCGACCGATGCTGGTCTCGATCAATCGGAAGAACTTCCTCGGCGAGATCGCGGATCGGGAGACCGAGGAGCGACTCCCGGTCAGCCTCGCGGCGACATCGATGGCCGTCGAGCGCGGCGCACACGTGATCAGGACCCACGACGTGGCCGAAACGCGGGACGCGGCCCTGATCGGGAAGGCCTTCACCGAGCGCGCGAGCGTTACCGCGGACGGACTCACGATCTCGCAACTGGACGTCCACTCCACCCGGGAGTTTCGAACGCAGCTCCGGGAACGCGGCATCGATCCCGCGATTGCCGGCGATTGGCAGCCCCACCTCCTCGAGATCGACGGCCTCGCGCCCGACGCGAGCGACCGGCTCACGACGGTCGCACTCGAGCACGGCGCGGGCATCCGACGGGTGACCGACGGGAAATGGTTACTCGTTGGATCGACAGGGACTATTTCCGATGTTGCCACCGATTTAACTGCCAAAAACGGTCGTCTCAGCGATTTCGGACGGGAGTTGTCAAGGGTGCTGCGTTAAGAGAAAGCTTATGCCGGATGCTTCGAAAAGGGGGATTGGACGCCGGGCGGCCTCCCGGGTAGGGGTACTTTGGAGGCGACCCCCGGCCCACAACACGGAATTATTGTGGTCTTACGCCGACCAGTGACAACCCTCGATTGGGATGTTGCGACCGTCTCATGGCACAGTGACGATGCCATCGCCCACGCGAGGTGACCGACGTGCCGGCCCATAGCCCACTCGGTAATCGGTACACATGTTTATCCGATAGCCCACACCGGATGACCGGAAACGCGGGATCGAGACCGAACACACAAACCGATAGCGCGACGAGACCGAGCATGGAGTTCGACGAGTGGGAGCCCGTCTACGAGGCGATCTGCGCCGATTTCGGCTACGACCGTGCCGGTGACGAACGAGGACGCGATCTCCTCGCGTCGGTTCTTGAGGAATCGTTCGACCTCGCCGGCCTTTCGTTCGTCAGCGGAGTGACTGCCGCTATCGCGGGTGCCGGCCCGTCGCTCGAGACCGATCGGCACCTCGAGCGAGCGCGCGAGGCCGACGTCATCCTCGCCGCATCGACGGCCGTCGACACGCTCGCGAGCCACGGCATCGACGTTGACTGCATGGTGACCGATCTCGACAAGAATCCCGACACCGTCGAACGACTCACAGCTCAGGGCGTTCCGGTCGCGGTCCACGGCCACGGTGATAACCTCGCGGCGATTCGCGATGTCGTTCCCGAGTGCGACGGTGCGTACGTCCTCCCGACAACGCAGGCTGCACCCTGCGGATCGGTCCGAAACGTCGGCGGCTTCACCGACGGCGACCGCGCGGCGTTTCTCGCCGACCACGTCGGCGCCGCGCGCCTCGAGTTCGTCGGCTGGGATTTCGACGATCCCGCGGTCGACCCCGCGAAGGCTCACAAACTCGAGTGGGCCGAACGCCTCCTTTACTGGCTCGAGTCGCGCCGCGGCGAGCGGTTCACGGTGCTCGACGGTCGACGAGATGCGATCGATACGGATGGGATTCCCGTCGGCTCGCAGTGACTCTCCAGTGCTCCCGATCGCTCGCCTCTCGTGGGCGGTCCTTACCGAATCCGATATTCGACGATGTCGCTTCCGCCGCAGGACGGACACGTCGACACCGACTCGAGCGTCGTGCCACAGCGCCGGCACTCCTCGATGACCGTCTGATCGTCGCTTCGACGCAAGGCCGACTCGAGCGCGTTCCGAATCGTCGACTGTGCGGTACCGTTCGATTGTTCCTGACCCCTCATGGCCGTTCAGTTGCGAATAACACAATTCGTTATTCTCTTCGTACTGTGAACGACACGTGAGCCGATATATTGTCGATGTCCGACTCTCGTGGTAATCGGTCCCTATACTCTCGCTCGGCGCTCGTGGTCCATCGGTGCTCGCCGGCCGATTCGTCCCGAACCGGATCGTCGGTCGTCCGTTCGACCTGTTTCCTGCCCACGGTCGACCGATTAGCGATCCGCGATCTGATCGAGTCACTGGTAATAACAGTT containing:
- a CDS encoding orc1/cdc6 family replication initiation protein — its product is MSANDDRDPLFRYDDPVFADERLLEITHLPGPDRIVGRDEQMQRVADALNPAVFGSEPNHLFIFGKTGTGKSLISRSVTQRVITEAQHDDITVKYAFIDCGEQNTEASIVKTIAQLVNDPEASGVSVPDRGLGTGDYYKRLWQAIDHCTDVTIVILDEIDMLEDDEVLRKLSRAGENRRISDSSIGIIGISNKIDFPDHLSERVKSSLSRDELVFSPYDANQLVEILEKRRDAFHDGVLSDDVIPLTAALAAQEHGDARKAIDILRNAGRIAKKRSDTRVTADHVRDAKEKTEADRFNELIEGSPQQAKAILYSLTLLTENSSEKEFPTKIIYNQYKEIARRLDFDVLSERRVQEILQEQNFLNVIQSEREGRGRGRGAHAKHRLLENPSIVKKVLLRDSRLAVLEDEE
- the folP gene encoding dihydropteroate synthase, which gives rise to MNSVDAAGLGIGDDYPPRIMGVLNVSEESPYDPSVFDDPGEAARYVDEELIGEGADIVDIGLESANKRFDVLSADEELERLHVALDTIESVSGDAIFSIETRYAEVADEALSQGFDMVNDICGFADPEMPRVCEEHDVAVAKMASPPNLERPGAVEETDWAVRKSPDWAETADYVDQVYEALKQNGLTDKTIVDPAFGGWSEAQTLEDDRETFRRLREFRALGRPMLVSINRKNFLGEIADRETEERLPVSLAATSMAVERGAHVIRTHDVAETRDAALIGKAFTERASVTADGLTISQLDVHSTREFRTQLRERGIDPAIAGDWQPHLLEIDGLAPDASDRLTTVALEHGAGIRRVTDGKWLLVGSTGTISDVATDLTAKNGRLSDFGRELSRVLR
- a CDS encoding 6-hydroxymethylpterin diphosphokinase MptE-like protein → MEFDEWEPVYEAICADFGYDRAGDERGRDLLASVLEESFDLAGLSFVSGVTAAIAGAGPSLETDRHLERAREADVILAASTAVDTLASHGIDVDCMVTDLDKNPDTVERLTAQGVPVAVHGHGDNLAAIRDVVPECDGAYVLPTTQAAPCGSVRNVGGFTDGDRAAFLADHVGAARLEFVGWDFDDPAVDPAKAHKLEWAERLLYWLESRRGERFTVLDGRRDAIDTDGIPVGSQ